The genomic window tctatccactgtcctctctctctctggtttcagactctatccactgtcctctctctctctctggtttcagactctatccactgtcctctctctctctggtttcagactctatccactgtcctctctctctctggtttctgactctatccactgtcctctctctctctctctggtttcagactctatccactgtcctctctctccctggtttcagactctatccactgtcctctctctctctggtttcagactctatccactgtcctctctctccctggtttcagactctatccactgtcctctctctctctggtttcagactctatccactgtcctctctctctctggtttcagactctatccactgtcctctctctctctggtttctgactctatccactgtcctctctctctctctggtttcagactctatccactgtcctctctctctctggtttcagactctatctggtttctgactctatccactgtcctctctctctctctggtttcagactctatccactgtcctctctctctggtttcagactctatccactgtcctctctctctctctggtttctgactctatccactgtcctctctctctctggtttcagactctatccactgtcctctctctctctctggtttcagactctatccactgtcctctctctctggtttcagactctatccactgtcctctctctctctctggtttcagactctatccactgtcctctctctccctggtttctgactctatccactgtcctctctctctggtttctgactctatccactgtcctctctctctctctggtttcagactctatccactgtcctctctctctctggtttctgactctatccactgtcctctctctctctctctggtttcagactctatccactgtcctctctctctccctggtttcagactctatccactgtcctctctctctccctggtttcagactctatccactgtcctctctctctctggtttcagactctatccactgtcctctctctctctctctggtttcagactctatccactgtcctctctctccctggtttctgactctatccactgtcctctctctctggtttctgactctatccactgtcctctctctctctctggtttcagactctatccactgtcctctctctctctggtttcagactctatccacggtcctctctctctctctggtttcagactctatccactgtcctctctctctctctggtttctgactctatccactgtcgtctctctctctctctggtttcagactctatccactgtcctctctctctctctctggtttcagactctatccactgtcctctctctctctggtttctgactctatccactgtcctctctctctggtttctgactctatccactgtcctctctctctctctggtttcagactctatccactgtcctctctctctctggtttcagactctatccactgtcctctctctctggtttcagactctatccactgtcctctctctctctctggtttctgactctatccactgtcctctctccctggtttcagactctatccactgtcctctctctctctctctggtttctgactctatctactgtcctctctctctctggtttcagactctatccactgtcctctctctctctggtttcagactctatccactgtcctctctctctctggtttcagactctatccactgtcctctctctctctggtttctgactctatccactgtcctctctctctctctctggtttcagactctatccactgtcctctctctctctctggtttcagactctatccactgtcctctctctctctctggtttcagactctatccactgtcctctctctctctctggtttcagactctatccactgtcctctctctctctctctggtttcagactctatccactgtcctctctctctctggtttcagactctatccactgtcctctctctctctctggtttcagactctatccactgtcctctctctctctggtttcagactctatccactgtcctctctctctctggtttctgactctatccactgtcctctctctctctctctggtttcagactctatccactgtcctctctctccctggtttcagactctatccactgtcctctctctctctggtttcagactctatccactgtcctctctctccctggtttcagactctatccactgtcctctctctctctggtttcagactctatccactgtcctctctctctctggtttcagactctatccactgtcctctctctctctggtttctgactctatccactgtcctctctctctctctggtttcagactctatccactgtcctctctctctctggtttcagactctatctggtttctgactctatccactgtcctctctctctctctggtttcagactctatccactgtcctctctctctctggtttccgactctatctggtttctgactctatccactgtcctctctctctctggtttcagactctatccactgtcctctctctctctggtttcagactctatccactgtcctctctctctctggtttctgactctatccactgtcctctctctctctctggtttcagactctatccactgtcctctctctctctggtttcagactctatccactgtcctctctctccctggtttcagactctatccactgtcctctctctctctggtttcagactctatccactgtcctctctctctctggtttcagactctatccactgtcctctctctctctctggtttctgactctatccactgtcctctctctctctctctggtttcagactctatccactgtcctctctctctctggtttcagactctatccactgtcctctctctctctggtttcagactctatccactgtcctctctctctctctggtttctgactctatccactgtcctctctctctctggtttcagactctatccactgtcctctctctctctggtttcagactctatccactgtcctctctctctctggtttctgactctatccactgtcctctctctctctggtttcagactctatccactgtcctctctctctctggtttctgactctatccactgtcctctctctctctctggtttcagactctatccactgtcctctctctctctggtttcagactctatccactgtcctctctctctctggtttctgactctatccactgtcctctctctctctctggtttctgactctatccactgtcctctctctctccctggtttctgactctatccactgtcctctctctccctggtttctgactctatccactgtcctctctctctccctggtttcagactctatccactgtcctctctctctccctggtttctgactctatccactgtcctctctctgcattaaaggcatgaaaagcccaaaataaatcttaaaaaaaaaaaaaaaagaaatcagagagTTGGGGAACAACACGCAGCAAAGGCCTAAGGTCAAATCCAAACCCGGactgcccgctttgaggactgtagcctccgtacatggggcgtgcaaagTAACCACTAGTCTATTTGAATGTCTttctaataaaacatttcatttttaaaacatactAATAGAGATTATTTTCTCTGTATCTGtagtttatatttaaaaaaacaaccttgtgGTGTGTTTGATCCTCGTTATTGTTCTGATCACTCAAAAAACCTAGTGTCCTTCAACGCACCATCACTCATTAATCTAAATCAGATCTGCACGACGGctcagtaaattaaaaaaacttcactttgcatgaaaacaatttaacatcttaacatttgaaaggcaCGTTACCCGAACAGGCTGCATTCatccttgtttgttttaatccaacccttcaacatttcatttcgcactgcattgtgggagttAAAATACAACTCATTTCCAAACCAAACGcatccaaaccatactgcacaaaaccccgaagttagtatccatgctgaaatgttcagtctgcTGACCACAGAacgaccacaagggttcagactactgaagatacgcactgcatactgaactgtggcgtTTGAAGAGGGCCCACCTGTACTGCTTTACATTCTGTGTGCTCAGGTGTGATGGATGACAGGTGTGAAGAAAAGGTGTactgttcctttaagaggcGTTTGCAAGACAGAACGGCTCAACAGTTTTTGGcactttttgtgtttaaatcagAAActgacacataaaaaaaagatacagaaTTAAAAACTGATACATTCATCGGACACatactaaacacacacacacgcacaggtgAGTGTGTCACCTGAACATCAGTGTGATGACATCATCGTGTGTTTGATCTCTGCTCATTAAAATAAAGCTACATTCACAAAataatagtattttttttttaccaacttcATGTGGACAGTTTTATAAACTTTGGTCATAAAAAtatcacattatttttttaataaacaggaagtggattAAATCATAAAACGCCTGATGATGGGTGAcgtccagctgtgtgtgtgtgtgtgtgtgtgtgtgtgtgtgtgtgtgtgtgtgtgtgtgtgtgtgtgtgtgtgtgtgtgtgtgtgtgtctgtgtgtgtgtgtgtgtgtgttcatcagtCCTCTTTTGATTGGTGGACGTCCAGACTGACGACCTGCAGCTCCGTCAAGTTACTGCTGCCGCTCTGCTGACTGATCAccatctgaaacacacacacacacacacacacacacacgtcagaaCAAGGTTACAGCCTATTAAgtacttgtgtttgtgtgtgtgtgtgtgtgtgtgtgtgtgtgtgtgtgtgtgtgtgtgtgtgtgtgtgtgtgtgtgtgtgtgtgtgtgtgtgtgtgtgtgtgtgtgtgtgtgtgtgtgtgtgtgtgtgtgtgtaccggGTGCAGCTGCACCGCAGACATCGGGATCTGGGTGGCGACAGGCGGCAGAGAGGTGAGAAACACCTGCGGGAGagaacctgcacacacactttttgttaaacacacacgctcacacacttTGTCATAATTTAATCATGCTGTGGTATCCATGGTAACAAGCACATACCGGGGTCATGTTGCTGGGCGTGTCCTGTGGAGGGGAAGGTGTTGAGCAAGGTGAGGCTTCCGTCGCCCAGAGAGGATGTGGGCGTGGCATACATGACCGTATGACCGCCGGGGTACATCATGTGACCTGCGACTGAGGAGGCGGAGGTGGTGATGATGGAGGCTGCAGAGAGACGGACAGGGAACACACGTTTAGTACGGGGCTAACCGGGGATTGACAAGAAGCTACCATGGCAACCTTAAAATTGACTGTTCAGTTGAAAATGATATTCTGAAGAGTATGCTGTTGGCTGTTAtttcaaaaaaaaggaagtgaccatatttggacatgTCACACCACTATGACACAAAGCAGTGAGTGACATCACAATGTGCAGGTTCAACACACCCGGGACTCTGTTTGTTGTACCTGCGGAGGAGGCGGGGCTGTGGgtgtctgagctgctctgcacCTGGATGGTCTGTAGCTGCTGAGAGACTCCACctggtgatgacatcacaggtaAGCTTTATGACATCATGAGTTAAATCAACTTCACTGccacattcaaaataaacacacacacgcacgcacgcacagacacacacacacacacacacacacacacgctgacctGACAGTGACACGGTGGTGGGGAGGCGGAGCAGCGTGGTCTGCTGTGTGGGTGAGGAGTGCAGTGGGGCCATTGAGCCCTGCAGCTGGCTGAGGGGGATGGTGTGTGTGCCGGGGGGCAGAGTGGCACCTGTagacaggtgaggagggggCGGGCCACAGAAAGGGTTAGCTGCTAACACACTGAACAGCAGGAAGCAGAGTGCAGGAAGTTGAGCGTGAAGTCTGCTGATCATGTGACATCATCATAATGAGATGGAAGCAGGTGACAGGAAGCCCCGCCTACTTACCTGACATCAAGGTGAGGCTTCCAGGAAGCATGATGCCAGCCGAAGTCTTCAGCACGGTGCCGTTGGTGGAGGAGGGCGGCTGCCAAGAGGGGGCGCTGGTCTGCAACTGCAGGGAcaccgaggaggaggaggaggaggaggaggggggcagggCCTGCGTGTTGCCCGTGGACAAAGTGAACGCTGGTTTGTTCAGATCCtgcagggggggagacagacaggtgggcgGGGCTTAAACAGCTGAAAAACTGttgcagcgccccctgcagacaTCTGCATGTACGACATACTGTGTGAGAAAGAGGCGTTACCTTGGCAACCTCAGGGCAGCCGTCAGCCTCAGAAACCTGGTAGGTGAGGTCGGTCTCCTCGAAGCCCGTGGCGCTCATCCTCTGGTCGGAGGAGGGGTCTGAGCGTGGCGGGGAGTCGGGGGAGTTTAGGCAGGTCTGGATCAGAGCTTTGCCGGTCTCTGACGTGATCATCGGCTGCAGCTTCCTCGTAGCAAACGTGTACACGTGACCCGTCTCACTGGCAACCAGCAGCAACACCTGAGTGCCCGTCAGCGTGGACAGCTCGTATGCCTGCGGGGGGGCGGAGTCACATGAGGGGGGCGGAGTCACAtgagtttaagtttgttttacttgttttttctcATAATTCATTCTTTAACAAACATCCTGACTGTGTTTATGACctgtcaggatcaggaccaggtctcagtctgaagacctgttaggatcagtaccaggtctcagtctgaagacctgttaggatcagtaccaggtctcagtctgatgacctgtcaggatcaggaccaggtctcagtctgatgacctgttaggatcagtaccaggtctcagtctgatgacctgtcaggatcaggaccaggtctcagtctgatgacctgtcaggatcagaaccaggtctcagtctgaagacctgttaggatcagtaccaggtctcagtctgatgacctgttaggatcagtaccaggtctcagtctgatgacctgttaggatcagtaccaggtctcagtctgatgacctgtcaggatcaggaccaggtctcagtctgatgacctgttaggatcagtaccaggtctcagtctgatgacctgtcaggatcaggaccaggtctcagtctgatgacctgtcaggatcagaaccaggtctcagtctgatgacctgtcaggatcaggaccaggtcccagtctgatgacctgtcaggatcaggaccaggtctcagtctgatgacctgttagctaggatcagtaccaggtctcaatctgatgacctgttaggatcaggaccaggtctcagtctgatgacctgttagctaggatcagtaccaggtctcagtctgatgacctgttagctaggatcaggaccaggtctcagtctgatgacctgtcaggatcaggaccaggtctcagtctgatgacctgttagctaggatcagtaccaggtctcagtctgaagacctgttagctaagatcagtaccaggtcccagtctgaagacctgttagctaggatcagcaccaggtctcagtctgatgacctgttagctaggatcagtaccaggtctcagtctgaagacctgttagctaggatcagtaccaggtctcagtctgaagaccggttagctaggatcaggaccaggtctcagtctgatgacctgttagctaggatcagtaccaggtctcagtctgatgacctgttagctaggatcagtaccaggtctcagtctgatgacctgttaggatcagtaccaggtctcagtctgatgacctgttaggatcagtaccaggtctcagtctgataacctgttagctaggatcaggaccaggtcccagtctgaagaccggttagctaggatcagtaccaggtctcagtctgaagaccggttagctaggatcagtaccaggtctcagtctgatgacctgttaggatcagtaccaggtctcagtctgatgacctgttaggatcaggaccaggtctcagtctgatgacctgttaggataaggaccaggtctcagtctgatgacctgtcaggatcagtaccaggtctcagtctgaagacctgtcaggatcaggaccaggtcccagtctgaagacctgttaggatcaggaccaggtctcagtctgatgacctgttaggatcaggaccaggtcccagtctgaagacctgttagctaggatcaggaccaggtcccagtctgatgacctgtcaggatcagtaccaggtctcagtctgaagacctgttaggatcaggaccaggtctcagtctgatgacctgttagctaggatcaggaccaggtcccagtctgatgacctgttaggatcagaaccaggtctcagtctgatgacctattaggatcagaaccaggtctcagtctgatgacctgttaggatcaggaccaggtctcagtctgaagacctgttaggatcaggaccaggtctcagtctgatgacctgttagctaggatcagtaccaggtctcagtctgatgacctgttagctaggatcaggaccaggtctcagtctgatgacctgttaggatcaggaccaggtctcagtctgatgacctgttagctaggatcaggaccaggtctcagtctgatgacctgtcaggatcaggaccaggtctcagtctgatgacctgttagctaggatcagtaccaggtctcagtctgatgacctgttagttaggatcagtaccaggtctcagtctgaagaccagttagctaggatcagtaccaggtctcagtctgatgacctgttaggatcagtaccaggtctcagtctgatgacctgttaggatcaggaccaggtctcagtctgatgacctgtcaggatcagtaccaggtctcagtctgaagacctgtcaggatcaggaccaggtcccagtctgaagacctgttaggatcaggaccaggtctcagtctgatgacctgttaggatcaggaccaggtcccagtctgaagacctgttagctaggatcaggaccaggtcccagtctgatgacctgtcaggatcagtaccaggtctcagtctgaagacctgttaggatcagaaccaggtctcagtctgatgacctgttaggatcagaaccaggtctcagtctgatgacctgttaggatcagaaccaggtctcagtctgatgacctgttaggatcagaaccaggtctcagtctgatgacctgttaggatcaggaccaggtctcagtctgaagacctgttaggatcaggaccaggtctcagtctgatgacctgttagctaggatcagtaccaggtctcagtctgatgacctgttagctaggatcaggaccaggtctcagtctgatgacctgtcaggatcaggaccaggtctcagtctgatgacctgttagctaggatcaggaccaggtctcagtctgatgacctgtcaggatcaggaccaggtctcagtctgatgacctgttagctaggatcagtaccaggtctcagtctgaagacctgtcaggatcaggaccaggtctcagtctgatgacctgttagctaggatcagtaccaggtctcagtctgaagacctgttagctaggatcagtaccaggtcccagtctgaagacctgttagctaggatcagcaccaggtctcagtctgatgacctgttagctaggatcagtaccaggtctcagtctgaagacctgttaggatcaggaccaggtctcagtctgaagacctgttaggatcagtaccaggtctcagtctgatgacctgttagttaggatcagtaccaggtctcagtctgaagaccggttagctaggatcagtaccaggtctcagtctgatgacctgttaggatcaggaccaggtctcagtctgatgacctgtcaggatcagtaccaggtctcagtctgaagacctgtcaggatcaggaccaggtcccagtctgaagacctgttaggatcaggaccaggtctcagtctgatgaccggttaggatcaggaccaggtcccagtctgaagacctgttagctaggatcaggaccaggtcccagtctgatgacctgtcaggatcagtaccaggtctcagtctgaagacctgttaggatcagaaccaggtctcagtctgatgacctgttaggatcagaaccaggtctcagtctgatgacctgttaggatcagaaccaggtctcagtctgatgacctgttaggatcagaaccaggtctcagtctgatgacctgttaggatcaggaccaggtctcagtctgaagacctgttaggatcaggaccaggtctcagtctgatgacctgttagctaggatcagtaccaggtctcagtctgatgacctgttagctaggatcaggaccaggtctcagtctgatgacctgtcaggatcaggaccaggtctcagtctgatgacctgttagctaggatcaggaccaggtctcagtctgatgacctgtcaggatcaggaccaggtctcagtctgatgacctgttagctaggatcagtaccaggtctcagtctgaagacctgtcaggatcaggaccaggtctcagtctgatgacctgttagctaggatcaggaccaggtctcagtctgatgacctgtcaggatcaggaccaggtctcagtctgatgacctgtcaggatcaggaccaggtctcagtctgatgacctgttagttaggatcagtaccaggtctcagtctgaagacctgttagctaggatcagtaccaggtcccagtctgaagacctgttagctaggatcagcaccaggtctcagtctgatgacctgttagctaggatcagtaccaggtctcagcctgaagacctgttaggatcaggaccaggtctctgTCTGAAGACctgtcaggatcaggaccaggtctcagtctgat from Labrus bergylta chromosome 1, fLabBer1.1, whole genome shotgun sequence includes these protein-coding regions:
- the LOC110005756 gene encoding serum response factor isoform X3; translation: MLLGSGAGMSSRTGSGLTSGPHTASGTEEDRFEEREFSTEVVYSGSEPDSESGDDEDTVGSGGDRRGVKRERREREVGRQSAGSSGGHSGAYCGLSPGVPGAKPGKKTRGRVKIKMEFIDNKLRRYTTFSKRKTGIMKKAYELSTLTGTQVLLLVASETGHVYTFATRKLQPMITSETGKALIQTCLNSPDSPPRSDPSSDQRMSATGFEETDLTYQVSEADGCPEVAKDLNKPAFTLSTGNTQALPPSSSSSSSSVSLQLQTSAPSWQPPSSTNGTVLKTSAGIMLPGSLTLMSGGVSQQLQTIQVQSSSDTHSPASSAGTTNRVPASIITTSASSVAGHMMYPGGHTVMYATPTSSLGDGSLTLLNTFPSTGHAQQHDPGSLPQVFLTSLPPVATQIPMSAVQLHPMVISQQSGSSNLTELQVVSLDVHQSKED
- the LOC110005756 gene encoding serum response factor isoform X1, which codes for MLLGSGAGMSSRTGSGLTSGPHTASGTEEDRFEEREFSTEVVYSGSEPDSESGDDEDTVGSGGDRRGVKRERREREVGRQSAGSSGGHSGAYCGLSPGVPGAKPGKKTRGRVKIKMEFIDNKLRRYTTFSKRKTGIMKKAYELSTLTGTQVLLLVASETGHVYTFATRKLQPMITSETGKALIQTCLNSPDSPPRSDPSSDQRMSATGFEETDLTYQVSEADGCPEVAKDLNKPAFTLSTGNTQALPPSSSSSSSSVSLQLQTSAPSWQPPSSTNGTVLKTSAGIMLPGSLTLMSGATLPPGTHTIPLSQLQGSMAPLHSSPTQQTTLLRLPTTVSLSGGVSQQLQTIQVQSSSDTHSPASSAGTTNRVPASIITTSASSVAGHMMYPGGHTVMYATPTSSLGDGSLTLLNTFPSTGHAQQHDPGSLPQVFLTSLPPVATQIPMSAVQLHPMVISQQSGSSNLTELQVVSLDVHQSKED
- the LOC110005756 gene encoding serum response factor isoform X2, whose translation is MLLGSGAGMSSRTGSGLTSGPHTASGTEEDRFEEREFSTEVVYSGSEPDSESGDDEDTVGSGGDRRGVKRERREREVGRQSAGSSGGHSGAYCGLSPGVPGAKPGKKTRGRVKIKMEFIDNKLRRYTTFSKRKTGIMKKAYELSTLTGTQVLLLVASETGHVYTFATRKLQPMITSETGKALIQTCLNSPDSPPRSDPSSDQRMSATGFEETDLTYQVSEADGCPEVAKDLNKPAFTLSTGNTQALPPSSSSSSSSVSLQLQTSAPSWQPPSSTNGTVLKTSAGIMLPGSLTLMSGATLPPGTHTIPLSQLQGSMAPLHSSPTQQTTLLRLPTTVSLSGGVSQQLQTIQVQSSSDTHSPASSAASIITTSASSVAGHMMYPGGHTVMYATPTSSLGDGSLTLLNTFPSTGHAQQHDPGSLPQVFLTSLPPVATQIPMSAVQLHPMVISQQSGSSNLTELQVVSLDVHQSKED
- the LOC110005756 gene encoding serum response factor isoform X4; translation: MLLGSGAGMSSRTGSGLTSGPHTASGTEEDRFEEREFSTEVVYSGSEPDSESGDDEDTVGSGGDRRGVKRERREREVGRQSAGSSGGHSGAYCGLSPGVPGAKPGKKTRGRVKIKMEFIDNKLRRYTTFSKRKTGIMKKAYELSTLTGTQVLLLVASETGHVYTFATRKLQPMITSETGKALIQTCLNSPDSPPRSDPSSDQRMSATGFEETDLTYQVSEADGCPEVAKDLNKPAFTLSTGNTQALPPSSSSSSSSVSLQLQTSAPSWQPPSSTNGTVLKTSAGIMLPGSLTLMSGGVSQQLQTIQVQSSSDTHSPASSAASIITTSASSVAGHMMYPGGHTVMYATPTSSLGDGSLTLLNTFPSTGHAQQHDPGSLPQVFLTSLPPVATQIPMSAVQLHPMVISQQSGSSNLTELQVVSLDVHQSKED